The Roseibaca calidilacus genome includes a window with the following:
- a CDS encoding TrbG/VirB9 family P-type conjugative transfer protein, producing AAFAETTPRPGPHDNRVRIATWTEGQVYRVVTTLTRVTTVEFGEGETIRSIIAGDTVGFQFDGVPGGRAFAIKPAASGVATNITVYTNRRSYYFHVVEARETPHYVVQFRYPESRVQPARAVAADAPNANYAVSAREEFTPTAIWDDGTFTYFRFARNAPVPAIFRYANGGERAVNSTAIEDGVIRVSGVNRQWVLRLGEDEVCVQDMGGPTS from the coding sequence GCAGCCTTTGCCGAGACCACGCCGCGCCCCGGTCCCCATGACAACCGCGTCCGGATCGCCACCTGGACCGAGGGGCAGGTCTACCGCGTCGTCACCACCCTGACCCGGGTGACCACCGTCGAGTTCGGCGAGGGCGAGACGATCCGTTCGATCATCGCGGGCGACACGGTTGGCTTCCAGTTCGACGGCGTGCCAGGCGGGCGTGCCTTCGCAATCAAACCCGCGGCCTCCGGTGTCGCCACCAACATCACCGTCTACACGAACCGCCGCTCTTACTATTTCCACGTGGTCGAGGCGCGCGAGACCCCGCATTACGTCGTGCAGTTCCGCTATCCCGAGAGCCGCGTTCAACCGGCCCGGGCCGTCGCGGCTGATGCGCCGAACGCGAACTATGCCGTCAGCGCCCGGGAGGAGTTCACACCGACCGCCATCTGGGATGATGGCACCTTCACCTACTTCCGCTTCGCGCGGAACGCGCCCGTCCCGGCGATCTTCCGCTATGCCAATGGCGGCGAGCGGGCGGTGAATAGCACCGCGATCGAGGACGGCGTCATCCGCGTCTCGGGCGTGAACCGGCAATGGGTGCTGCGCCTCGGCGAAGACGAGGTCTGTGTTCAGGATATGGGTGGACCCACATCATGA